Genomic segment of Haloterrigena gelatinilytica:
AGAAGGCCGTCCCGCTCGCAATCGACACGACGACGGTCAAGAGCGACGCGTTTGGCAAGCGCGTCACGTTCAAATCGATTGCCGACCCAGAAGACAGCGACTGGAGCAAGTCGAAACGTCGTGAAACGTACGCGGCGATCGAGAAGTGGGGCCTCGAGTGTCTTGTTGGTGAAGACCCAGAGGACATCCGCAACGCCGACTTCGACGACCAGGAGAAACGCGAGGCTGCCAAGTCCATCCCGGCAGTCGTTCGCTACGTCCGCGGTACGAAGTCCGGGGACGAGTTCCTCTACGCCTGGGAATTCGCAGCCGCGTGCATCGCGCACCCGGTCTGTCCGCAGTTCATCGGTATGAAGCCACTGGGCGGGAAGGCCGAGTTCGAGAACCACGTCCGTGAGTTCGTCGAGCGAGCGCAGGAACTTGTGCCAATCTCCGACGTCTACATGGACGCCGCGTACGCACAGGTGCCGGTGTTCCAGAGCTTCCACTACGGCAACCAGTTCCGGACGAACGACACGATGAACATGCCGTACGTGATGAACATCACGGAGAACGACCGCGTCGAGGACGCCGCCCTCAAGGAGAACCCCGGGGGCGGCAAATTCGTCACAAGGATGGACGAGAACGACGACGATATCACGATCATCAACGAGTTCCGCCAGTACTCGCAGGAACACGGCTACGGAACAACGTCACTTGTTGCGCTGCCGAAGCGCGGCGTAGACGAGGTCGAAGACCCCATCACAGACCGCGTTGCCTTCTGTACGAACCGGACGGACTTCGACGCGGCCAACGCACGGACACTTCTCCAGGGGCCAGACCCTTCGATGTGCGAAAGCGAGGCTGCGAAACGGCAGGCACGCCTCGATCGCGGCTACGGGAACCGCTGGGTGATCGAGAACGGCTTCCAGAAGGTCAAGGACTTCCTCGCGTTCACGAAGTCCGGCCACCCCGGTGTTCGGCTCTTCTACATGCTCTACGCGTCGATCATGTTCAACTGCTGGATGCTCGTTGATCGCACGATCAAGGAGCGGAAGGGCATCAAGTACGAGTCCGAGCCCCAGCTGAAGGCCAAGGTCTTCGCCGTGATCGTGGCGAACTACCTCCGCCCGATCGGGTAGCGCTCTCCTTTCCTCTCGAAGCCCGCTGACCGGCTAGTGCCGACTCTATCCGTCGTCCACTCCTTTTAGTTCGTTTCCTACCGATCCCTCTCGTAACCGATACTTCTGAAAGAGGCGTTTTCTCGGCCTTTTGTTACCGATTGGTTTCTGTTGGAACGATGTTACAGACCGCGGTTAGAATCGCCGTCTCTCGGATAGGTAGCGCCGGCAAATCGTATCGTACTATGTGGTTTATCAAACCCGATTCTGTACGCTCGGGTACCCAAGACCGCTGCAAACACCCGATAGAGCCGATACAGGAATTACTTGTCTAAATACCAGTTTAACCAAGGGACTTTACTAGGGTCGAAGCTGTAGGGGACAGTGAGGATCATGCCAGAGAGAAATTCAGGGGGTTCGGCCGGAGAATCGGGCCACCCTCGAGAGCACACGCAAGCACCGGAGATGATCGGTACCCCTGCCGGCGCCCATCCGGTCGATCCGTTGCTATCAATCGCATCGTTTACCGCTGCAATCGGCGCGTCGATCGCATGGGTTCATCCGGCGACGAGCTACGATCATATCTTCCCAGTGGTCATATTCCTTGGACTTATCATGGCGGGTCTGTTTGGATTCCCGATTGCTGAGGCCATCTACGAGAGCCTATCGAGTAAGCGGAACGCATGACTCGAGACCGCAACCCCGAGGGCACGACCGTCCACGAAGCCATCGAGGACTACCTGCGATACAAGATCAAAGCCGACGGCTCGGAGACGACAATGCGCTCGCCACTCGAGTCGTTCGCCGACCACTGCGAGGACGACCGCGGCGCCGATCGCGTCGGCGAGCTGTCCGACCAGGATATCCGCAGCTACAGCGAACACCTCTACGACCGCGTCATGATCGACGAGGAGCTTGCGGCGTCGACGGCGAACGCGTACTTCGCCTACGTGCGGGCGTTCCTTTCGTGGTGTGTCCGCGAACAGCACCTCGAGCAGAACCCGGCGAATACGAACACGGCGATGGACCCGCTCCCCGAGGACGACGGGAAGCGGAAAACGCAGTACTGGTCAGACGAGAACAGACGGCAGCTCGTCAACTACGCGACCAAGCGCGTCGATATGGCGCTTGAGGGAACGATCCGTACCGATCCGAAAGCGGCGCTTCGCGACCGGGCGATCGTGGTCATGCTCGGCGGGACCGGCGCTCGCGGGGCCGAACTGTTCGCCGACCCAAAAGACGACAAACGGCCCGGACTCCGGTGGTCGGACGTCGATTTCGAACAGCGACTCATCGAAGTGTACGGAAAGTCTCGCGAGTACGAAGAGGCGCCGTTCCCCGATAGTGTGCACAACGTCCTCGAGCGATGGTATGACTATCTCGAGCCGCCGACCGACGAGTGGCCTGTCTTCCCGACCGGCCACTACGGTTCGAAAGAGGACGTACTGGTGTCCGAACTCGGCGAAGAACGGGTAAACGCGGCACTCGAGGGCAGGGGTGACACGGGCAAGACCGCGGTTCTCGACCGACTGCACCGTGAGCATGAGGTCCCGCCGCCGTCGATCTCGAAAGAGGGCGTTCGCCGACTGTTGAAACGACTCACGAAAGAGGCGAACATCGACCCCGACGGCGACTACGACTATCTCACACTCCACGGCGCACGACGGGCGCTCGGCCGCGACCTGTACGCCAACGGCATGTCTGAAAAGGCCCAAGAGGCGTTACGTCACAAGTCGATCGAAACCACGCACGAAGCCTACTCAGATACGAAGATGAAGGAAGTCTCTGACAGTATCGACGAAGTGCGGGAGTAGTCGTTCACTTCCACCCCGGTCACGGAACTCATTAATCCGCCGCGACTGTACGGAAGACTGTCATGCAACGAACCGACATGGGCCAGTGGGAGGACATCGCAGCGGCGATCAACGACCTCGAAGCGGCGCGACGTGACCTACTGGACGAACTCACGAAAAACGGAAACGTCCCGAAAACAGCCTACGGGGACCAGTACCGGCGAATCGGCGACGCGACAACGAAACTGAAATCGGATCTTGAAAACCGGATGTTCGATGAACACTCGGACGACGCTTCAACAGACGTGTTTTATGGCTCGGACGGGGAAACAGTAATCGAAATTCCCGAGGACCTTGCAGCGCGGATTCGGGCCGATCTCGACGACGGACAGACGTTCGATGACTGGGTCGAAGCGGCGACAATGGAGCGAATCGAATACGAGACTCAGACCGACGACTGATTCTACCCCCGAACCCGCTCGCGAACCGACACTATTCCAACGGGCCAACCGTTCACAATTCTGAGATCACCCGCTCCACCCCTCAAACGCGTGCTCTCAATGCGCTCGCGTTCGTCTCGAGTCCGGTAACTCTCTATCTACCCGCACTGTCGGGACTGATTCGAGCGACTACGACGCGGCGATCGGCA
This window contains:
- a CDS encoding transposase encodes the protein MSTLIDSVDVDSCKFSYTETQVDGTETRHVHTTDDYAEPSDPIGVANQVTTQLEDGETLLDAVRQTQLYQEFDDPYWNDHPKVYDFQTMLRTFLYAELRGFAHRSHISEFLDDNTNTALDLGFEFEDGTLEVRTPHQTVVNECWNDRFNGDVQEYITETVSHVHAWALENRKLLEASELEVPNEDDEDDDLSKDEIRRIMNELMRHICPNLSFDRDETSIHSDNIFFEVLAHCAFSGSSVYGGGETFEWMKISDDAPPSGRTFHDHIKDLSLGEQIEMFDNVVESQIETARDMGLYEKAVPLAIDTTTVKSDAFGKRVTFKSIADPEDSDWSKSKRRETYAAIEKWGLECLVGEDPEDIRNADFDDQEKREAAKSIPAVVRYVRGTKSGDEFLYAWEFAAACIAHPVCPQFIGMKPLGGKAEFENHVREFVERAQELVPISDVYMDAAYAQVPVFQSFHYGNQFRTNDTMNMPYVMNITENDRVEDAALKENPGGGKFVTRMDENDDDITIINEFRQYSQEHGYGTTSLVALPKRGVDEVEDPITDRVAFCTNRTDFDAANARTLLQGPDPSMCESEAAKRQARLDRGYGNRWVIENGFQKVKDFLAFTKSGHPGVRLFYMLYASIMFNCWMLVDRTIKERKGIKYESEPQLKAKVFAVIVANYLRPIG
- a CDS encoding tyrosine-type recombinase/integrase encodes the protein MTRDRNPEGTTVHEAIEDYLRYKIKADGSETTMRSPLESFADHCEDDRGADRVGELSDQDIRSYSEHLYDRVMIDEELAASTANAYFAYVRAFLSWCVREQHLEQNPANTNTAMDPLPEDDGKRKTQYWSDENRRQLVNYATKRVDMALEGTIRTDPKAALRDRAIVVMLGGTGARGAELFADPKDDKRPGLRWSDVDFEQRLIEVYGKSREYEEAPFPDSVHNVLERWYDYLEPPTDEWPVFPTGHYGSKEDVLVSELGEERVNAALEGRGDTGKTAVLDRLHREHEVPPPSISKEGVRRLLKRLTKEANIDPDGDYDYLTLHGARRALGRDLYANGMSEKAQEALRHKSIETTHEAYSDTKMKEVSDSIDEVRE